The DNA window AGTGTACGTGTTGCAAGCGCCCCGATGTGTTTCCAAGTATCGATACGCGCCGCGGATAACGGTATGTTACATGCGCCCCGGCGGTGCTCGCCTTATCGGCGCTTTATCGCCGATACGAGGCGATTAACGGCGAAATAGCTCTATCGGCGTAACGCTGGTGATTATTTAATGCACATCGATCGATTCGAACTGCGATTTTCTCAAAGATGACAACGTTTTCGGATCCCGCGCGTCGCACCGTCCACGAGGATGTCATGTAGTCAGAGTACGACATGCTTTAGAAATTAATCGGCTTACCGAAATCTCCCGAAATAATTCGATACGATAGCAGGACATATTTTCTCGGAAGAAGAAGCATATCGTGATGGCGCATATATTTACGACCCGGAAGACTCAGCACTTTCATACTTTCTTTCACGCCTCTGCGCGCAACTTTAATGACGACGAAATCTTTTTGACGAGTACGAAATAAACCTCGCGAAGCCTTGAAGATTAATGCtttacggaaaaaaagaagaaaaaaaaagggtgacCACCCCGAACACACTTTTTCGTCTCTTAACGGAGTGGAATTAATTTACGGCACAAGAGGACTGTCGAAACTATCGATCGCAAACTTTTTCAAGAAGGCACCGAGATAATGAGcactacaattaattaaaatactcgaTGGATTACAGAATCGAGCTCGATGCACCGCTCTCATAAATAATTCTCTTATTAAGTGTGGTTTACCGAGATTGCATCTCTTTTTCTGAAACCTATGAAAAtcaataacttttaattaaagtgtGACTCGGTGCACGAACTTCCTTCAAtgcatgtaaaaattattggaCGTTCGCCGCGCAATATCGACAGAATCTCAGTTTCTTGATGCATATAACGCGCGTCAATCTTTGTAAATATGTACGTTCGCGCGGTATTGGTCGCGCCGGTAGCGATTACCGCACTCTGTCACGAGAGAACGAGGAAGAATCGACGAGGCAGCGGCCAAAGAAGCGGAAGCAGccagataataatttaaaaagacgaACAGCGATCAAAGTGAAAAATGGGAGGCCAGAAAAATAGAGCAAGGGATAAAGTAGAATAGAGTACATGTTGTGAAACGAAACTGTCTTCTTGGAGCCCTCCTCGtggaagcaaaaaaaaaaaaaaaaaagaatacaaagGACTGAGAAATCGTCGAGAAGAAGAAGTGGAGTTAACGAAAAGAACGAAGAGCAcgcgtataatataatataagacGATGAGAAGCGCAAAGTTTACTTGAAAACGACGGGAAGAATCGCTGGATAATCAGCGAGCAAACAGCATAGGTATAAAAGAATGTGGACCCCGGGGGGTGCacggaagagaaagaggtgTAGGGCTCGGAAGAGGCAGAACTTGTGGGTGGGTATAGGCGGGTGTAGGACCGGCAGCACGAGGGGTCGACGGGGGATACGTGTATCACCTCCACCTCGGCGTGATCCGCGTTTGCGCGATTCGATCGTTGGCGTGCGccgggcggcgacggcgacggcggtggcggttAACGCATCTCGCCGCGGCGGTAGTCGATATCCTTGCACGGACCGATCAGCAAGGGCGCGCGCACCCGCACGTCACGTCGTCGACGCGAAAATCTGGCTGTGAGATTCCAAGATCAGGTCGCCGCGGGCAGAAGGAAAGTGGAAGTTTTGCGGAGGCAAAGGGAAGTCGAGTCGAGATTCACCGCAAGTTTGCAAAGAAGCCTCAAGGACTCTGCAGCCTGAAGAAGGAGTTGCGTCATCGTGCGCCTCGACCAAGGTGGTGATATTCGACGGCGGCTGTCGGCGCGTTTCGGCTCGCTACACCGCGAGTAGAGAGAGGTCGCAAAAGAGGCGGTAAACTAGCATTGATCGAAGCTGGTGATTCGTCGCAAGCTCATCCCAGCGGCTGCTGCAAGAGATCGACCACGgtgaaggagaaagagaaacggcaggaagaaagaagaaaaaaaaaaaaaagggcaaggGGCGAGGCGGGTAAGGCAATCGGTATATATACGATATAtagggaaggagagagaaaaaaaaaaaaagcaccgaGAGACGCGAAAACAGAGGCGAGGCAATCGCGCGCGGTTGGAGCGAACAAAAGGGATAGACGTGCCGTGGCGATCGAGAAAGGCGAGGCAAGCACGGCTAAACTCGCTATAGAATGGCGTGGGGCTACTGGAGCGCGACTTCCGTCAGCGACCGGGGTCGGTCACCTCGCCGTGAGAAGGACAAACAGCATCAGAGCATATATCATCAGCCgtcgcagcagcagcaacaaatGCATCAGGCTGAACTGGACAAGAGCACTTACGCCACCGTGCAGGAACGAGAAATTACCGTGACCGCCCCCGGCATGGGAAAAGCGTCGGAGGAACCACCCTGCAGCTTGATGATTCAAGGTGGTTCCTTCTTTTCGTACTCGGCGGCGTCGGCGGCTGCTGCGGCCGCCGCTGCGAATCGTCGTATGTCGATCGTCGAGAGCAGTGGCCCGTCCTCCCTCGTTTCCACCGGTAACCAGGTGTTGCCACGGGAGCGCCACGTGAGACCCGGCACCAGCACGCATCCGCCGTCGCCGGGAAGCGGCGACTCGGCCGAGTACGAGCAGCCTCTTATCGGTCACTTGCGCTCCGGCGACATCTCGCCCCCTTGCATCGGCAGTCCGCTGCATCCTCATTATCACCACcatcaccatcatcatcaCGACGACATCTTCGCGCAGCCCAGCACTTCGTCCAGGGTGACGAAGCTGTATCAGTGCCCCCCGGACACCGTCGAGGGTATGGACGAATTGTCCGAGGCCGAGCTCGAAGAAGTGACTAGTGCCGAGCTGCGTTACAGCATCGGACCTTCCGCAACGTGCCGAGTGCACGGCCCGTGCAGTCAACAACCACTTCCGCCGCTGCCGCTGACGGAATCCGCGATTTCGATGACGTCGCTGCTCGACATCGAGCCCGCCGGTCCCTCGCAGTTCAACAAGATCACCTGGGGTAGGTGCAGCCGCAGCAGGACGCATTGAGGAAAAAGAGCAAAGAGCCTTTGGCGCGCGACCAGCTTCGccctctcctcctcttccctCTCGTGCTTCTTCGACGCAACCCTCTGATCTAGGTCAAAGTCTGCCAGCTTGTCTACTTCATCGAAACAATACTCGCTGCGTTCTTGCGAGGGGGTGATGACGCTCGGGGCATTTCGTTCGATGCGCCGGACGCGacggccaaaaaaaaaaaaaaaaaaaaaaaaaacgcacgtCTTCCGGCCGCGTGACTCGAGAAGTCTCGGCGCCAGCCTTTCTCGCTTGCCAACTTGGGCATTTGTTGACGGAAATCCTCGCTACCGTGGCGTTTAGCGCATTGCAGTAATATAAAACTCTAAGTCGGTCacatgaattaattattacgattcTGTCCTCACTGAAAGTAAAGGTTGTCCTGGCAATAGTCGCTGTCGAGCTGTCGCTCGATTTagcgcatctttttttttttaattttttttttgcgtcgaGGGGATGATGGATGGGGAAactttttccgcgctatcaaATTTATTCCGCTTAACGTACCGCGCTTTATTCAATCACCCTTTAATTGATGTAATTTACGGCTTTCGTCTTTCGCATTAATTTCGCAGAGCAACCGCGACAGATATACCCCGCCAGGTCTacgttttatttctcaattttaatacctttgcatttttatattctcaaGTATATTACGCAGCAGTCATTGTTGTTTTGTAACAGGCCATAACAGCCCCTCGCGGCGCGTTAAGTCGCAAAGAGCGATCATCGTCAAGCCGGCGTTTAGCTTTGACGATAAACTTTAGCTCCTTCTTTTCTAGCTCGCGCGATCGGGGCCAGCGAACGCGTCCGTTCTCCAGTATGTTTAATTTAGAGCACGAATTAGAACTCGAGCGTATCGACGACGCCGGCTGTGATCCAGTTACGCGGAGGGCTCACGAGCCTGAAGTACGATCTTCAGGGCGGCCTACCCTCGCGCCGGTGCACTTACGCGCTCGCCGTTATAGATCCATGCCTTCTAGGATACCACGCTTTGCCGGCGCCTTGGGGCATCCGGCGTACAGCCCGTATCCCCACGTTAGGGCTGAGGGGGCATCGTCTTTATCGCCCGTGTCATCGATCCCCCTTCGCGATAATTAGTCGATGAATATTTCAGGGAATTGCGCTCGCCTTTCTCGTGCACCTCGTTCCGGCGCCGTCGATACCCGGAGAGGCTCTCCTTCGTTCTTATGACAAACGACTCGATTACGTATATTGTACCGACGGGAGAGCGCCGGGATGGCCTCGTTAGCGATCGTGTGACATCCACGCACTCCTCGCGACcgcgcctcgtctcgctcgcattCATGTGGTGGTCCCCTGCGGAGAACCGGTGCTAGGCAAGACGAACTATCAATTTGTCACGGCCGATAGGTATTCAGATTTAATATTCGACGAGCTCTTACGTCTCCGTAATCTGGATATTATTTGAATAAGTCTAATCGGATTACAAATCGATTCGAACATCTGTTTCTAAACGTATCAATTAACGcgtttaaatttgtaatatttaatttgtacatttaCATTTGACCCCGCTCACTTTAAATAGACGACGTCGATTTTAACTCACTTACGTTCCTTTTTTGACAAATCTATCAACGAATTCATGTTATTGGTGTTCTATAGGTCTATTGTTCATCAACCTACATCCATCGAGTATCGCTCGAGTCGAGGATCTATTTTCAAGTTCTGCCAAGTGACCGGTGGTTTTGCCTGATCGAAGCACGTGTCATCGGACAAAAGAGCCTTTTATCCTCCGTCGTTGCGACCTTCtgcgacaatttttttcggcTTCCTCCCTCAGCCGTTCAATCTTCCCTTCAAATTTTGTCGCGACCCGCGGGCGCATCGCCTCGCCGACTTGAGCCGCCCAAGTCCGAGTCcccacttaaaaaaattaaagcgaatAATCCGTAACAATTCgcgactttaattttattccactCATTAACCGCCGgctttcatttcttttatagACCCCCGAGTTTCATAATGCATTATCTGCCGGCGACACGCAACGCAATATacttaattgtatatttaatcatTGTTCTTTATGCGCACTGTATGTACGGGATTGCTTCAATAAAGGGCTTGCGCCCTTCGCTAATTAGAATTTACACGGCGTTTGTGTGACCGCGCTTGGGCGGCGGGATTAAGTCGTCGCGAGAGTAACGAGATTAAAAACGTCCCGGACCTTTGGCGAGGGTTCGCGTATGCGCGGCACCGTCAGCTTTATCTGTGCAAAGTCGCGGAGGAAATTTAATCGCGAACGCGCTCGCCTCTCCCGCGATAAATGATAACGCGCCTGATGGTACGGATAGAAGTCAGTGTTACTCGTTATCTGGCCGTAACCGGAGCGATATCCGAATAGGACACGGCAACTAGTTTGCACAAAATGTTGGACAACGAGCAGCGAATCTCGATCGGGTTCCGGTACTCGAATTGCTTCCCGTGTAAGTTCGTGTTTGATAGTTCCGTCAATCCCGGCGTGGCCCTTCTTCTCGAGATGAAAAGAGAACACGTTGAATGACGTCTCGAATTAAATGCGCAGTCTTAAATCGTCGAACGCTTTGATATTAACGAGGGTGATTTCAGCATCTTCGTCATATGTATATCTCTGGATAGCTTTGCTATTAATCATGCACACAGCTCTATTCTCATATCTATCTTTCGTGTGTGTTTTATGCCAATCTGTTGGCCGAGATaggtttttttaatttaatgtttttttttttttttttaatccaacgATGGAAAACTGAAAGTTACTGTTTAATCAGATAGaaatttcagatttattttcGTTGCATTTTTTTGAAACTTTGCTGGCGAGAGGAAATTTTCACGTTTTGTCAACAAAGTGAACGTGAATTTTATCTGTTCTGTTACAGTTTTTCCAAACGTACCGCCCGCTCCTGGGATGCCATGCCAAGGAGAAGACCGTGAGTGTGTTTGCTATTTATTGGAAACATCTCGGCCGTCAACGAGAGACGCGCAGCTTCTCCTTATGTTCGATATGCAACGTATTAGCTAATGCAAACTAGCCAGCGAGTTCTAATTGACCGTCCGGTGAAAAGAAACGATTAGCGCGCGATAATAGATAGACACACAATTCCGTTACGTGCGAAAGCTGAGGAGCCGTAGAGGAAGCATCCACTTTTCGATCTCGATACCTTACCAAATGTCTCCCTTCGATACGTTTTATAATCACAATCTTCATCGACATCAACGCCTACGTTACGCATTGAATGActtgaaaatttctttttcgataCAATCACAAAGGATTTATAAATTAGTTTCTtgaacgtaacaattttttcacTCGCAACAAGATATGTTTCTTAACagtaaattgtaattaactgtaaaattatttggaaacgttaagtacataaaaatttaattaatttaattaagcaattaaatttaatattattaatggaataaatattggtgtcgtaatttaattttacgtatgaAAAATAAGATATGAATATTGTTTATCCGATGTGGCTGTAACGAAGAAGCGAAGACCTTAAAACATTCGTTTCTCATAAATGTACAGTCGCTCGATAATCGCCAAATGGCAGCGATTGTATCGATGTCACGACAACCCAAGGAAACCTGGAAATCACTGCGTCAGAATGACCAgaaagagttttttttattttgaggACCTTTAAGAGTGTAAATAGTTTTCGCCGAGTCCTCGCTAGGATCGACGCTATACGAAAGTCGATATTCGGCCACTCGTGAATAGAGCATGAATCAAAGCCGATCAAGTTGTGAATTAAAAAGgttttttgaattattaaattataattagcatTATTTCAACAAGACGTTTTCACCATTGACATTGCATGATGCACATTTCGCACGAAATATTGCTGTCTCCCGTTTCGCATCGATTCACCTCGCTCGTTGCCGGTGAAGCTACACATCGTTTGATAACGCGACCAAGCCAAAAGAGAGAAGCTGATGGGGTGAAATCAATTTGCGAAGTTACTCGATATCCGATACAACGAGACTCTagtatcaaaataaaatttgaaacaaCTTTTGCAACGCAGATTAGAATCCAAGATTTCACATggattttaaataagtttattGCTCGTTTCACGAGATATTACGTAGCGTCTTTATAAAGCgcggagaaaattttttattaccgaTACTAAAGTTATATTTAGAGAGCAGAGGGAACGGATtcaagttttataattattcttgttGGTAGATAACGAAATATTTCCCGCGGTGATTAACGttagtaatttaataagtGATTAAGCAGGTGGTGCCGAGACCGGTTGTATTCGCGTTATAATGACGTTTTACTCGGCACGAGAGGATCGCGGCAAACTGACCGACCCAGTTAGTGCTTTCCATCATTTGTGACATTTATGTTATTTCATTTTCCGAAGGAAGCATCTACAGACGTGGCGCTCGTAGGTGGAGGAAGCTGTACCGAGTCAATGGCCATATTTTTCAGGCGAAACGATTTAATCGGGTAAGCATCATTTCATGTAATTATCATTGCACAATCTTTACTTTGTTCATCACCTACGTTTGTTTCCCTTACCGCCTCGTTCTCCTTTGTCATTCACAATCTCTGCGAGAGTAGATTTGCCTCGCCGCAGGTGCGACGCGGCCGGCGAAACCGACGTTCCGTGCGTTCTGAGCTCTCTCAGAGTCGCTTCCAACGCTAAAACTTGCTGGCTAGTGACTGTTCCGTCGACGAAGGGCGCAGAAGGGAGCTCTTCACATTTCGTTCCTTTTTCCTACTCTGTCGCTAGAAACACAAAGCTACTGTCTTTACAAAAATGGGCTCGCACATGAGCTCTCTCGACTTTGTTTCATATAATCCTCCTGTTTTcttcattttcgtttttttctctGATTTTACTTCGCTCGGACTTTTAGAGGAATCTCAACAAGCATTCGCGCGCCTAAGACCGGATAGTTAAACTTAATTATTGCTCGCCTCGACTTAAACTCTGAACCTCAGGATATTTTTAAGTGGGAGCGTCGcatgcattttattattgctgcgAGATTCTCTGAGAGATTTAAACGTGATTTCTACCTAATGGTATACAACGATACACTTCCAACACTGAAAGATCAAAAAGTAATGCAATATAATACCTCTGGGATCGGCTTGACTTTTGCAGAGGGCCTTTTGCGCGTACTGCCAAGATCGGATCTGGGGACTCGGACGCCAGGGATTCAAGTGCATCCAATGCAAACTACTGGTTCACAAAAAATGTCACAAGGTGGTACGCAAACCGTGCCTGAGCttgcagcagcagcagcagcagagCTCGGAGACAATCGACAGAAACGGCGACCAACAGCTTGATCCGTATCCGTGCGTTTCAACGACTCACCTCGAAGATGAGATCACAGAATCACCTATCCTCGAGGAGCACTCGCGTGATCGtaagattatttaaatcaacaaGTCGAccatacattatttaatatttttcgttattaaaaaataacgaatttactataaaaatgttgcaataaaattgtgtgcataattaatttacatttttcttctatactgctatatttatttat is part of the Cardiocondyla obscurior isolate alpha-2009 linkage group LG14, Cobs3.1, whole genome shotgun sequence genome and encodes:
- the Apkc gene encoding atypical protein kinase C isoform X1, with product MAWGYWSATSVSDRGRSPRREKDKQHQSIYHQPSQQQQQMHQAELDKSTYATVQEREITVTAPGMGKASEEPPCSLMIQGGSFFSYSAASAAAAAAAANRRMSIVESSGPSSLVSTGNQVLPRERHVRPGTSTHPPSPGSGDSAEYEQPLIGHLRSGDISPPCIGSPLHPHYHHHHHHHHDDIFAQPSTSSRVTKLYQCPPDTVEGMDELSEAELEEVTSAELRYSIGPSATCRVHGPCSQQPLPPLPLTESAISMTSLLDIEPAGPSQFNKITWVFPNVPPAPGMPCQGEDRSIYRRGARRWRKLYRVNGHIFQAKRFNRRAFCAYCQDRIWGLGRQGFKCIQCKLLVHKKCHKVVRKPCLSLQQQQQQSSETIDRNGDQQLDPYPCVSTTHLEDEITESPILEEHSRDRIGHEEGEELPLDTLNEGDNSNDMQRQYSLNDFELIRVIGRGSYAKVLMVELKRTKRIYAMKVIKKSLVTDDEDIDWVQTEKHVFETASNHPFLVGLHSCFQTPSRLFFVIEFVRGGDLMFHMQRQRRLPEDHARFYVAEISLALNFLHEKGIIYRDLKLDNVLLDHEGHVKLTDYGMCKEGIREGDNTGTFCGTPNYIAPEILRGEEYSFSVDWWALGVLLYEMLAGRSPFDLTSAAEDPDKNTEDFLFQVILEKTIRIPRSLSVKAASVLKGFLCKDPAERLGCAKRPTGFHDIMTHAFFKAIDWDMLEQKQVTPPYKPRLDSDRDLANFPPEFTDEEVRLTPDDPKQIEKIDQSEFDGFEYVNPLLMSLEDCV